The sequence CACGTGTAGCGCACATCACTGAGTGCCTGCAAGATACCAGCGGTCCAATCATTGTATCGACCGACTACATGCGCACCTACGCTGAGCAAGTGCGCGCGTTTGTTCCTAATGGCCGCACCTATAAAGTGCTGGGTACTGACGGTTTCGGTCGCTCCGATACCCGCGCCAAATTGCGTGAATTCTTCGAAGTAAATCGCTACTTTGTCGTCATTTCTGCACTGAAAGCGCTGGCCGATGAGGGTAAGATCAAAGCGACAGTTGTCGCCGAAGCTATTACCAAGTATGGTATCAATCCAGAAAAGCTTAATCCGGTCACACAATAAGCACTTCCGTTGCGCTTGCGGAGGACAAGCAGACGCAAGATCCCTGCGGTACGAACGTACCGCTGGTGATCTTGCGGCTGGTTGTTGATCGCAGGCGCGGTGGAAATACCAGGCAAACTAAAAAACGGCTTGCATGCATCGCATCCCTATTCTGCATGAATGGCGATGCGATGAGCAGCGAGTAGAACGAATGGAGCTAAGCGATGAGTATGGTGGAAATTAAAGTCCCGGATATTGGCGACGTCAAAGACGTTGAGGTCATTGAGGTGATGGTGAAGGTCGGCGATACGATCAAAATCGATCAGTCGTTAGCGACTCTGGAAACCGACAAAGCCAGTATGGAAATCCCGTCAACGCAGGCGGGTGTAGTGAAAGAATTGAAAATCAAAGTCGGCGATAAAGTCAGCGAAGGTACCCTGATTCTGATTTTGGAAGCTGCCACCGCAGCGGCCGAAACCAGTTCTGCTCCGGCAGCTCCTGCTGCTCCTGCTGCTGCTCCGGCAGCGCCCGCGCCCGTGGCAAGCGCCGCTCCTGCCGGTTTGGTCAACGTCAACGTGCCGGACATCGGCGATGTTAAAGACGTCGAAGTCATCGAAGTGATGGTCAAAGTTGGCGATACGATTGCGATCGACCAATCTTTAGCTACGCTCGAAACCGACAAAGCCAGCATGGAAATTCCATCGACCCGGGCCGGCGTGGTAAAGGAAGTCAAGATTAAGGTCGGCGATAAAGTCAGCCAGGGCACGTTAATTCTGGTGGTGGAGACCGCTGGAGGCGCTGCAACATCGGCACCAGCGCCAGCAAGTGCACCAGCGGCTGCAAGTGCACCTGCTGCAACTGCGGTAGCATCCGCTCCTGCTGCTGCCGCGCCAGCTCCGGCACTGGCCGCCGCCGCTCCCACGACTGTAAATGGTGCCGTGCCACATGCATCACCATCGGTGCGTAAATTTGCACGTGAACTCGGTGTTGATCTGAGTCGCGTGGCGGGAACTGGTCCGAAGGCACGAATTGTGCAGGAGGACGTGCAAAACTACGTCAAAGGCGTGGTCGCCCGCGCGATTGCCAACCCGGGCGGTGGCTCTGCGTCTGCTGGAAAAGGCACTGGGGTTGGTTTGGACTTATTGCCATGGCCATCGCTCGATTTCGCCAAATTCGGTACCACCGAATTATTGCCGCTATCGCGCATCAAAAAAATCAGCGGCCCCAATCTGCACCGCAACTGGGTCATGATTCCTCACGTCACCCAATTTGACGAAGCTGATGTCACTGATCTGGAAGAATTCCGCAAAGACGCCAACGCTGCTTATGCGAAATCCAAATCGACGGTCAAACTCACCATGCTGGCGTTTGTCATCAAGGCCAGCATTGCAGCGCTGAAGAAATTCCCAGCGTTCAACGCATCGCTGGATGCTGCCGGTGAAAATCTGATCCTGAAACAGTATTACAACATCGGTTTTGCTGCCGATACCCCGAACGGCCTCGTCGTTCCGGTCATCAAAAATGCGGACCAAAAAGGTATCGCACAGATTGCGCAAGAAATGGGCGATCTGTCGGCCCAGGCCCGTGACGGCAAACTGAAAGGCCCTGATATGCAGGGTGCCAGCTTCACCATCTCATCATTGGGTGGTATCGGCGGCACGGCATTTACGCCGATCATCAACGCGCCTGAAGTCGCTATTCTTGGCTTGTCCAAGGCTGCCATTAAGCCGGTCTGGGACGGTAAGCAATTTGTGCCGCGCCTGATGATGCCGATGTCGCTGTCCTATGATCATCGGGTGGTTGACGGTGCGATGGGCGCGCGGTTTAGCGTTTATCTCGGCGAAGTGTTGGCAGATATGCGTAAAACATTGCTGTAAGGTTCAGTTGGTACGCTCGGTTTAAAGCTGTGTTTTCAGGATCAGGGCGTAAAAGGTGATTTAAAACGGATGCGGAGAGGCCGAAAATGTCCTCTCTTAGTTCGACCACTTGCTGTCTTGTGCTGGTGATCCGGCTCATGGATCTTGTTGGAGAATAGTCATGACTACCTGTGTTGTGGTGAAGAAGAATAATCAGATCGCGATTGCTTCTGACTCGCTGGTGACGTTCGGCGACACGCGTCTGTCGCATGCCTATGAAGCCAATAACAAGATTTTTCAGGTGGGTGACTCCTTTATCACCCTGGCAGGCACCGCCGCCCATTTCCCCGTGATGCGAAAGCTGATGCTGGGCTTGGGCGAGGGCTGCAAGCTGAATACGCGAGAGGATATTTTTGAAACCTTTTCCAGCATTCACACGATCCTTAAAGATCAGTATTTTCTAAACACCAAAGAAGACGAAGACGATCCCTACGAGTCATCGCAAATTACTGCGCTGGTGGCGAATCCTTACGGCATTTTCGGTATTTATTCCTATCGCGAAGTCTTTAGTTTCGAGCGTTTCTGGGGTATCGGCAGCGGTCGCAATTTTGCACTCGGTGGCATGTACGCGGTCTACGATCAGGATCTGAGCGCGCATCAAATTGCCGAGATCGGCGTGCAGGCGGGCATTGAGTTTGATAAAAGCTCGGCGGCACCATTGCGGATTCACAGTTTTTCGATGGTGTGATAAAAAATGGCTGGATAAAAAAACCGGGCGGCAGCGCATAAACCACAAGCGAACATGTTCCGCT is a genomic window of Glaciimonas sp. PAMC28666 containing:
- a CDS encoding MFS transporter; this encodes MTTCVVVKKNNQIAIASDSLVTFGDTRLSHAYEANNKIFQVGDSFITLAGTAAHFPVMRKLMLGLGEGCKLNTREDIFETFSSIHTILKDQYFLNTKEDEDDPYESSQITALVANPYGIFGIYSYREVFSFERFWGIGSGRNFALGGMYAVYDQDLSAHQIAEIGVQAGIEFDKSSAAPLRIHSFSMV
- the aceF gene encoding dihydrolipoyllysine-residue acetyltransferase, translated to MSMVEIKVPDIGDVKDVEVIEVMVKVGDTIKIDQSLATLETDKASMEIPSTQAGVVKELKIKVGDKVSEGTLILILEAATAAAETSSAPAAPAAPAAAPAAPAPVASAAPAGLVNVNVPDIGDVKDVEVIEVMVKVGDTIAIDQSLATLETDKASMEIPSTRAGVVKEVKIKVGDKVSQGTLILVVETAGGAATSAPAPASAPAAASAPAATAVASAPAAAAPAPALAAAAPTTVNGAVPHASPSVRKFARELGVDLSRVAGTGPKARIVQEDVQNYVKGVVARAIANPGGGSASAGKGTGVGLDLLPWPSLDFAKFGTTELLPLSRIKKISGPNLHRNWVMIPHVTQFDEADVTDLEEFRKDANAAYAKSKSTVKLTMLAFVIKASIAALKKFPAFNASLDAAGENLILKQYYNIGFAADTPNGLVVPVIKNADQKGIAQIAQEMGDLSAQARDGKLKGPDMQGASFTISSLGGIGGTAFTPIINAPEVAILGLSKAAIKPVWDGKQFVPRLMMPMSLSYDHRVVDGAMGARFSVYLGEVLADMRKTLL